One window of the Mycteria americana isolate JAX WOST 10 ecotype Jacksonville Zoo and Gardens unplaced genomic scaffold, USCA_MyAme_1.0 Scaffold_37, whole genome shotgun sequence genome contains the following:
- the LOC142403500 gene encoding E3 ubiquitin-protein ligase RBBP6-like — protein sequence MSCVHYKFSSKMSYDTVTFSGLHISLCDLKRQIMSREKLKVANCDLQITNAQTKEEYTDDNALIPRNSSVIVRRIPVGGVKSTSKTYVISRSEPVSATSKAIDDSSAPISLAQLIQVYLYSRQELKEKKCLLGIRTALLDSEEHTCPTCHQTDVSPDALIANKALRKKLTAL from the exons ATGTCGTGCGTCCATTACAAGTTCTCCTCGAAGATGAGCTATGATACGGTCACCTTCAGCGgcctccacatctccctgtgcGACCTCAAGCGCCAGATCATGAGCCGCGAGAAGCTGAAGGTGGCCAACTGCGACCTGCAGATCACCAATGCCCAGACCAAAGAAG aatacacagatgataatgccctgattcctagGAACTCATCGGTAATTGTTAGAAGAATCCCTGTTGGAGGAGTTAAATCTACCAGCAAAACATATGTTAT aagtcgAAGTGAGCCAGTGAgtgcaacatcaaaagca attgatgactcttctgcccctatttctctggcccagcttattcaggtatatctatattctcgtcaagagcttaaagaaaaaaagtgtttg ttag GTATTCGAACAGCATTACTGGACTCTGAGGAACACACATGCCCAACCTGTCATCAGACGGACGTTTCTCCTGATGCTTTAATTGCCAACAAGGCCCTACGCAAG AAGCTGACAGCTCTTTAG